Genomic window (Spirochaetota bacterium):
CAGTACTCCTTTACTTTAGTTTATACACTACCTCTGCCAATCTCCAATGCTTTTGCAAACATTGACTTAGCATTGTTTATCATCATAACATTTGCCTCATATGATCGCGATGCGGATATTAAATCCGTCATTTCCATTACTACATTGACATTAGGCATTTCAACATATCCCTGCTTTGGACCTGTCTTTATTGCATCAGGATGCGACGGATCATATACCAGCCTGAATTCAGAATTATCTTCTTCAATTTTTACAACTCTTACCCCTTTTGGCTCACCGTGATCTATACGCTTTGGTACCAGCGGTGATTTATAAAATGGTCTGATATTAACAGGAGCAAAAATAACTCTTTTACGCTTATACGGACCACCTTCCGGTGTTCGTGTGGTCGTAGCATTTGCAATATTGTTACTTATCACGTCCATCCGCAACCGCTGTGCGGTTAATCCTGTTGAAGCAATATTGAAACTGTCAAACATTCCCATATATTATCCTCACTATACAGTTCTCATCACTAGTTTTAAAATCTTATAATTCTGGTTCAAGCTTGTTACATACGCATTGTAGCGCATCTGATTTTTAGCAGCATCCACCATCTCCTTTTCAATATCCACATTGTTGCCATCATTTCTGTAGGTTGTTGTGTAATCCAAGTTGACACGCGGCGTAACACTGGTAATATCTCTTGGCTCAAAAAAATCGTAATGGCGCGGATCAGTTTTGAGTGCCTTTACTTTTTTCATTGGATCCATATTATGAGCTATCGCCCTTTTTAACTCACTTTCAAAATTAACCTCACTGCGTTTAAAATGCGGTACATCCACGTTGGCAATATTGTTAGCAATAACTTTTCGGCGCAATGATTCAACATCTAGTGCTTTTTCCAGAAGATAATTGGTTTGCATCATTTTACTGTATTCAAACATACACACCTCGTGCTATTCGTTTCCACTTAGTGTATCGGCATATTCCAAAAAAGCTTTATTATAATTTTTGTGACATAATTTATACTGATAAAATTAGTAATTGACTTTATGTTGAACGCTCTTTTAATATTTAAAAGTCCTTTTTTATGGAATAATAAATTTATGAAGGTTTATTGTATGAAAAAATTTCTCAGCACATATATTCTCATTCTGCTTATATCAGTATCAATTACTCAAATTGCCCCAGCTGCTGAATACATGGCTGGAATCAGGACAGGCTATTTTGCGTGGCAGCCCTTTTTAAAAGATATTAGCGCCTCAGGCATGAATGATATCAAATGGGGAACCGGAATACTCTATGGGCCAATTTTCAGCATAATGCTTACTGATGATTTCTCGATTTCAGTTTCTACACTGTTTGGCAACAGTCAACACACTGGCAGTCAGAATTCAGCTATTTTAACGCAACAACCAGGGTAACTGGCAACTATCAATTTGAAGCATTCCGTGGTGATGTTGATTCAGCTTTAAGTTATAGGATAAGCCAGTATTTTAAACTATTTGCCGGTTATAAAATTCAGTATTTATCATTGTCATACAAATATACAGAAATTCGCACTGATGCAGCGGGTAATATTGATGAGATTGATGTTGCCACTGCTAATCCATCAAAAAATTATTTTCATGGCCCCGCACTTGGTGTTGGCATATACCAATACACCAGGTTGGCATAAATGTAGAACCAGTCATAGGCATGAATCCAGGTAATAACCTGCCTATTATTACTTTAGGATTTAGATTACAGCGCTCACGGATAC
Coding sequences:
- the flgC gene encoding flagellar basal body rod protein FlgC, with amino-acid sequence MGMFDSFNIASTGLTAQRLRMDVISNNIANATTTRTPEGGPYKRKRVIFAPVNIRPFYKSPLVPKRIDHGEPKGVRVVKIEEDNSEFRLVYDPSHPDAIKTGPKQGYVEMPNVNVVMEMTDLISASRSYEANVMMINNAKSMFAKALEIGRGSV
- the flgB gene encoding flagellar basal body rod protein FlgB, with the protein product MFEYSKMMQTNYLLEKALDVESLRRKVIANNIANVDVPHFKRSEVNFESELKRAIAHNMDPMKKVKALKTDPRHYDFFEPRDITSVTPRVNLDYTTTYRNDGNNVDIEKEMVDAAKNQMRYNAYVTSLNQNYKILKLVMRTV